A region of Sesamum indicum cultivar Zhongzhi No. 13 linkage group LG7, S_indicum_v1.0, whole genome shotgun sequence DNA encodes the following proteins:
- the LOC105167092 gene encoding immediate early response 3-interacting protein 1 translates to MGLWTLLEGCLLLANALAILNEERFLAPRGWSFQEFSGVKRNSFKGQILGLIYATQYLRVPLILLNLLCIVVKLVSG, encoded by the coding sequence ATGGGGTTGTGGACACTGCTAGAGGGCTGCCTGCTTCTTGCAAATGCACTGGCCATACTGAACGAAGAACGATTCCTCGCACCCAGAGGGTGGAGCTTCCAAGAGTTTTCTGGGGTTAAAAGAAACTCATTCAAGGGACAGATTCTTGGTCTTATATATGCAACTCAGTACTTAAGAGTTCCTCTTATACTTCTCAATTTGCTCTGCATTGTTGTGAAGTTGGTATCTGGGTGA